The following proteins are encoded in a genomic region of Sesamum indicum cultivar Zhongzhi No. 13 linkage group LG8, S_indicum_v1.0, whole genome shotgun sequence:
- the LOC105168856 gene encoding putative late blight resistance protein homolog R1B-16, translating to MAYNLESLVQILEQFLHPEHHQPLWVLDSDKKPQMKTLLQKVYFFKDLFENSSSAVSGYRRRGLESRIRDIAYKAEDVLESHLVDQLLSCGEGESFIFSPPDLEKLIEDFDSANKDMMSSLEESEMQLKYRLTGGGSKLEVIPIVGMGGIGKTTLARNLYKDRLVSVHFDVRAWATISQDYDVGKILLGLLRLVIRRPTYEMLQMGNEELGEHLRTTLMGRRYLIILDDIWNTHSWNDITKFFPDNNNGSRIIITTRNSSLANFIAFRSPHHNMYLLKDDESWNLIHQKVFAPGEICSPGLESIGRKIAHNCRGLPLAISLIGGLLSHAKRRQVFWEQVAEDLSSIGADVGEEILDILSLSYNYLPYHLKPCLLYMGAFPEDSEIHASRLIKLWVAEGFLKPISGRRLEEAAEIYLKALIDRNLIFVRQQSPQGNVKSCGIHDLLRDMCVKIAYKENFLSMKQWNILGAVSWRRVCFHSIQDFDKTLNQMPLARSFLFTSAGRREISSPRISATEVLRVLRIKLLGFPRLLRVLDILEVKFRRFPKEILRLINLRYLALSTSKLPSSISRLWNLQILIVEVIASSCVRLEVTPETLGMAQLRHIKLKGFYVWYDDKYREDFVVQDQLQSLSTIAISQLTDRILRTIPNLEKLGIFCDEKVDHVRDLSRLHKLHSLKCTSVYDGRTHFSNLIFPDSLKKLTLRDCGIRDPDMNRIGKLPNLEILKLQGCQFVSRKWEPDEGEFHRLRFLLMENLNLVNWVADESHFRRLQHLFIQHCSDLEAIPLVIRDIPTLQVIEVHNCRPSVMNSARMIQEEQLENDGL from the coding sequence TAGCATATAAGGCAGAAGATGTTCTTGAATCTCACCTTGTGGATCAACTTCTTTCATGTGGGGAAGGTGAGAGCTTCATTTTCTCACCTCCAGATCTTGAGAAACTAATTGAGGACTTTGACTCTGCAAACAAAGATATGATGTCGAGCTTGGAAGAAAGTGAGATGCAGCTCAAGTATCGACTCACGGGGGGAGGATCTAAACTTGAGGTCATTCCAATTGTGGGCATGGGAGGTATTGGTAAGACTACTTTGGCCCGAAATCTTTATAAAGATCGACTTGTTAGTGTGCACTTTGATGTTCGAGCATGGGCTACAATATCACAAGACTATGATGTGGGAAAGATTCTACTAGGCCTCCTTCGCCTTGTTATTAGACGACCCACATATGAAATGCTTCAAATGGGAAATGAGGAATTAGGTGAACATCTGCGTACAACTTTGATGGGTCGGAGGTATCTGATTATTTTAGATGATATTTGGAATACCCATTCTTGGAATGATATAACAAAGTTCTTTCCGGATAATAACAATGGAAGTCGGATCATTATCACCACCAGGAATTCGAGCTTGGCTAATTTCATTGCCTTCCGGAGTCCACATCACAACATGTATCTTCTAAAAGATGATGAAAGCTGGAATCTTATTCATCAAAAGGTATTTGCACCTGGAGAGATTTGCTCTCCTGGATTGGAGTCAATCGGGAGAAAAATTGCACACAACTGTAGAGGCCTTCCTCTTGCAATTTCTTTGATTGGTGGACTTCTATCTCATGCAAAGAGAAGGCAAGTTTTCTGGGAGCAAGTTGCAGAGGATTTAAGTTCGATAGGAGCTGATGTGGGCGAAGAAATCCTCGATATATTATCTTTGAGTTACAATTATTTACCTTATCATCTTAAACCATGTCTCCTTTATATGGGTGCTTTCCCAGAAGATTCTGAGATCCATGCCTCTAGACTCATCAAATTGTGGGTGGCAGAGGGATTTTTGAAACCAATTTCAGGGAGAAGATTGGAGGAGGCTGCCGAGATTTACCTAAAGGCTCTCATTGACAGAAATCTTATTTTTGTCCGACAACAAAGTCCTCAAGGGAATGTCAAGAGCTGCGGCATACATGATCTCTTGAGGGACATGTGTGTGAAGATAGCTTATAAAGAGAACTTTCTATCCATGAAGCAATGGAATATCCTAGGAGCCGTAAGCTGGCGTCGTGTGTGTTTTCACAGCATCCAAGATTTTGATAAAACGTTGAATCAAATGCCGCTTGCACGTTCTTTTCTGTTCACCAGTGCTGGAAGGCGGGAGATATCATCTCCTAGGATTTCTGCAACCGAAGTGCTGAGGGTATTGAGAATAAAGCTCCTTGGGTTCCCGCGATTGCTGAGGGTATTGGACATATTGGAAGTAAAGTTCCGTCGGTTCCCAAAGGAAATACTACGACTGATCAACTTAAGATACCTTGCTCTATCCACTTCTAAACTGCCTTCTTCAATATCTCGACTCTGGAATTTGCAAATCTTAATTGTTGAAGTAATCGCATCATCATGTGTGCGACTTGAAGTGACGCCTGAAACATTAGGCATGGCACAATTAAGACACATCAAGTTGAAGGGATTTTATGTCTGGTATGATGATAAGTACAGGGAAGATTTTGTTGTCCAAGATCAGCTTCAAAGTCTGTCTACCATAGCAATCTCTCAACTTACTGATAGGATCCTTCGGACAATCCCAAACCTGGAGAAATTAGGAATCTTTTGTGATGAAAAAGTTGATCATGTGAGAGATCTGTCCCGTCTTCATAAACTCCACTCACTCAAATGTACATCCGTTTATGACGGTCGCACTCACTTTTCTAATCTCATTTTCCCGGATTCCCTCAAAAAATTGACTCTGCGTGATTGTGGAATTCGGGATCCGGACATGAATAGAATTGGTAAACTGCCCAATCTTGAAATTCTCAAACTACAAGGATGTCAATTCGTAAGCCGAAAGTGGGAGCCAGATGAAGGGGAGTTCCACCGACTACGGTTTTTGCTAATGGAAAACTTGAATCTGGTGAACTGGGTAGCCGATGAGTCCCATTTCCGAAGACTTCAGCACCTGTTTATTCAACATTGCTCAGATCTCGAGGCAATCCCTCTTGTCATCCGAGACATTCCAACTCTCCAAGTAATCGAGGTGCACAACTGCAGGCCCTCTGTAATGAATTCAGCAAGAATGATACAGGAAGAACAGCTTGAGAATGATGGCCTTTAG
- the LOC105169391 gene encoding putative late blight resistance protein homolog R1B-16: MAYNLESLVKILEQILHHDHSQSWILDPNKRPQIASLLQKVCFLKDLVENSSSAVTSCRKQRLESRIRDAAQGAEDILESKLTELFLSIREGESFIFSPPDLEKVIEEVDTIKKEMMTMMDGNHKADTSSAALSSSRQDPNPNNIIVGVAQDLIQLKDRLFGQPSKALQVIAIVGMGGIGKTALARNLYDDPSVISHFDACAWATISQDYSMEKLQEILLGLLDCLIGKPEDEMLEETNDELALRLHQALIGRRYLIILDDMWDVKLWDDIRRFFPDQSNGSRIIVTTRELGVADYTGTESLHHQMNLLKDDESWNLLRQKVFASEETCPPELEKVGKKIAKDCRGLPLAIHVIGGILSQAKTSQDFWDQVSDNVSSTVADKGEQFSNILSLSYNYLPDHLRPCFLYMGAFPEDYEIRTSRLIKLWAAEGFVRPIPNKSLEEAAKMHLKALVDRNLLFVRRQETKENVKSYSIHDLLRDLCVRKAHQEKFLVVHGWTPGNLPINTSYLCRVCTHGPFSSDDAYISTEQIRLARSWLDFGPVNWKILSESRLLRVLDILWISLLEFPEEILQLINLRYLAFSSAKGLPSSISRLLNLQTLIAQRSTNSRWPRDIAPGILYMTQLRHIKFKRTHVRFLDKDNLASFVLQDKLQTLSTIALSEINHWFLDKIPNLQKLGVICDEIQDTEKDLSRLHKLHTLKLSSTRFQFTFNVIFPPYLKKLTLKRCTVLDHHLNAIGKLLNLEILKLQECKFKSLRWEPNEGEFCQLQFLRMDLVDLVNWVVDDTNFPRLDHLVIRGCRHLEEIPLAIGDIPTLKVIEVDNSSPSVLASAREIQQAQLDSGNDLEVRLGTSMEI; encoded by the coding sequence ATGGCTTACAACCTTGAATCCCTCGTGAAAATCCTAGAGCAGATCCTGCACCATGATCATTCCCAAAGTTGGATTCTTGATCCTAACAAGAGACCACAAATCGCATCCCTCTTACAAAAGGTCTGTTTCTTGAAAGACTTGGTCGAGAATTCTTCTTCAGCAGTCACTAGTTGTCGGAAACAAAGATTAGAGAGTCGAATTAGAGATGCTGCACAGGGTGCAGAAGATATTCTTGAATCCAAGCTCACGGAGCTATTTCTTTCAATTCGGGAAGGTGAGAGCTTCATTTTCTCGCCTCCGGATTTGGAGAAAGTAATTGAAGAAGTTGATACTATAAAGAAAGAGATGATGACAATGATGGACGGCAATCACAAGGCAGATACTTCATCAGCAGCTCTCTCATCATCAAGGCAGGATCCAAATCCAAACAACATCATTGTGGGAGTTGCTCAAGACTTGATTCAATTGAAGGATCGGCTCTTTGGGCAACCATCCAAAGCTCTCCAGGTCATCGCCATTGTTGGCATGGGAGGCATTGGTAAGACTGCTTTGGCGCGGAATCTTTATGATGATCCATCTGTTATTTCCCACTTTGATGCTTGTGCATGGGCTACAATTTCACAAGACTATAGCATGGAAAAACTACAAGAAATTCTTCTAGGCCTCCTCGATTGTTTGATTGGAAAACCAGAAGATGAAATGCTTGAAGAGACAAATGATGAATTAGCTTTGCGTTTGCATCAAGCATTGATAGGTCGAAGATATCTTATCATTTTAGATGATATGTGGGACGTTAAGCTGTGGGATGATATAAGAAGGTTCTTTCCGGATCAAAGCAATGGAAGCCGGATCATTGTCACCACTAGGGAATTGGGTGTGGCTGATTACACCGGCACAGAGAGCTTGCATCACCAAATGAATCTTCTTAAAGATGATGAAAGCTGGAATCTCCTTCGTCAAAAGGTGTTTGCATCAGAAGAAACTTGTCCCCCTGAATTGGAAAAGGttgggaaaaaaattgcaaaagacTGCAGAGGACTTCCTCTGGCAATCCATGTGATTGGTGGAATTCTATCTCAGGCAAAGACAAGCCAAGATTTCTGGGATCAAGTTTCAGATAATGTAAGCTCAACTGTAGCTGACAAGGGTGAACAATTCTCCAATATATTATCTTTGAGTTACAATTATTTGCCAGACCATCTTAGGCCATGTTTTCTCTACATGGGCGCTTTTCCAGAAGATTATGAGATTCGTACCTCCAGACTCATCAAATTATGGGCGGCAGAGGGATTTGTGAGACCAATTCCAAATAAAAGCTTGGAAGAGGCTGCGAAGATGCACCTAAAGGCTCTCGTTGACAGAAATCTTCTTTTTGTCCGCCGGCAAGAGACTAAAGAGAATGTGAAAAGCTACAGCATACATGATCTCTTGAGGGATCTATGTGTGAGGAAAGCTCATCAAGAGAAGTTTCTTGTCGTTCATGGATGGACACCTGGTAATCTCCCAATAAACACATCATATTTGTGTCGTGTGTGCACTCATGGGCCTTTTAGCAGTGACGATGCTTATATATCAACGGAACAAATTAGGCTTGCCCGTTCATGGCTcgattttggtcctgtaaatTGGAAGATACTGTCTGAATCGAGATTGCTGCGGGTATTGGATATATTATGGATAAGCCTCCTTGAATTCCCCGAAGAAATACTACAACTAATCAACTTAAGGTACCTTGCTTTTTCCTCTGCCAAAGGCTTACCTTCTTCAATATCCAGACTGTTGAATCTACAAACCTTAATTGCTCAAAGAAGTACAAACTCGCGTTGGCCACGTGATATCGCGCCTGGAATATTATACATGACACAACTAAGACACATCAAGTTCAAGCGAACTCATGTCCGGTTCTTAGACAAAGATAACTTGGCCAGCTTTGTTCTCCAAGACAAACTCCAAACGCTGTCTACCATAGCACTCTCTGAAATCAATCATTGGTTCCTTGACAAGATCCCAAACTTACAGAAACTGGGAGTTATTTGTGACGAAATACAAGATACTGAAAAAGATCTATCCCGTCTTCATAAACTCCACACACTCAAACTTAGCAGCACCAGATTTCAGTTCACCttcaatgtaatttttccGCCTTACCTCAAAAAGTTGACTCTGAAACGTTGTACAGTTCTGGATCATCATTTGAATGCAATTGGGAAGTTGCTCAATCTCGAAATTCTTAAACTACAAGAATGTAAGTTCAAAAGCTTAAGGTGGGAGCCAAATGAAGGGGAGTTTTGCCAGCTACAATTTTTGCGTATGGACCTTGTGGATCTGGTAAACTGGGTAGTCGATGACACCAATTTCCCAAGACTTGATCACCTGGTTATCCGAGGATGCCGTCATCTTGAGGAAATCCCTCTTGCTATAGGAGATATTCCAACACTCAAAGTAATCGAGGTGGACAATTCCAGCCCTTCTGTACTGGCTTCTGCAAGAGAAATACAGCAGGCACAACTCGACAGTGGCAATGATCTTGAAGTTCGTTTAGGCACTTCCATGGAGATATAA
- the LOC105168858 gene encoding putative late blight resistance protein homolog R1B-16, whose product MAYNLESLVQILEQFLPPDHHQPLWVLDSDKKPQMKTLLQKVYFFKDLFENSSSAVSGYRRGGLESRIRDIAYKAEDVVESHLVDQLLSCGEGESFIFSPPDLEKLIEDFDSANKDMMSSLEESEMQLKYRLTGGESKLEVIPIVGMGGIGKTTLARNLYKDRLVSVHFDVRAWATISQDYDVGKILQGLLRLASRRPTYGMLQMGNEELGEDLFTSLFGRRYLIILDDIWNTHSWDDIKMFFPDNNNGSRIIVTTRNSSLAKFIAFRSPHHNMHLLKDDESWNLMHQKVFAPGEICSPELESIGRKIAHNCRGLPLAISLIGGLLFHAKRTQDFWEQVAEDLSSIGADVGEEILGILSLIYNYLPYHLKPCLLYMGAFPEDSEIHASRLIKLWVAAGFLKPISGKRLEEAAEMYLKALVDRNLIFIRQKSPQGNVKSCGIHDLLRDLCFRKAYEENFLFLKKRYISGAVRWRRVSAHSIQDIDRPLDQMQLTRSFLSVGNESWEILSPLISAFRLLRVLDILSIKLDQFPRKILQLVNLRYLALSTSKLPSSISRLCNLQFLIFQAIWFSSNPHVVTPEILDMPQLRHIKFKGIYVWYDDKYREHFVVQDQLQSLSTILASGLNDRVLQTIPNLGKLGIFCDEELDRVIDLSLLHNLHTLNCTSSKYLTDNLLSNLIFPYSLKELTLDGCGICFGDRTRIGYLPNLQILKLRDCKFELELWVVSEAEFCQLKCLIMEKLNLEYWAANNICFPRLEHLVIRHCSHLDRIPHGIGGIPTLKLIEVYECNPSLVDSARMIQKEQESYGNDGLEVRFRTTRLQ is encoded by the coding sequence ATGGCTTACAACCTTGAATCCCTTGTCCAAATCTTAGAGCAGTTCCTGCCCCCTGATCATCACCAGCCTCTTTGGGTTCTTGACTCTGACAAGAAACCACAAATGAAAACCCTCTTACAAAAGGTCTATTTCTTTAAAGATCTTTTCGAAAATTCTTCTTCAGCAGTAAGTGGTTATAGAAGAGGAGGTTTGGAGAGTCGAATCAGGGATATAGCATATAAGGCAGAAGATGTTGTTGAATCTCACCTCGTGGATCAACTTCTTTCATGTGGGGAAGGTGAGAGCTTCATTTTCTCACCTCCAGATCTTGAGAAACTAATTGAGGACTTTGACTCTGCAAACAAAGATATGATGTCGAGCTTGGAAGAAAGTGAGATGCAGCTCAAGTATCGACTCACGGGGGGGGAATCTAAACTTGAGGTCATTCCAATTGTGGGCATGGGAGGTATTGGTAAGACTACTTTGGCCCGAAATCTTTATAAAGATCGACTTGTTAGTGTGCACTTTGATGTTCGTGCATGGGCTACAATATCACAAGACTATGATGTGGGAAAGATTCTACAAGGCCTCCTTCGCCTTGCTAGTAGACGACCCACATATGGAATGCTTCAAATGGGAAATGAGGAATTAGGTGAAGATCTGTTTACATCTTTGTTTGGTCGGAGATATCTGATTATTTTAGATGATATTTGGAATACCCATTCTTGGgatgatataaaaatgttCTTTCCGGATAATAACAATGGAAGTCGGATCATTGTCACCACCAGGAATTCGAGCTTGGCTAAGTTCATTGCCTTCCGGAGTCCACATCACAACATGCATCTTCTAAAAGATGATGAAAGCTGGAATCTTATGCATCAAAAGGTATTTGCACCTGGAGAGATTTGCTCTCCTGAATTGGAGTCAATCGGGAGAAAAATTGCACACAACTGTAGAGGCCTTCCTCTTGCAATTTCTTTGATTGGTGGACTTCTATTTCATGCAAAAAGAACGCAAGATTTCTGGGAGCAAGTTGCAGAGGATTTAAGTTCAATAGGAGCTGATGTGGGTGAAGAAATCCTCGGTATATTATCTTTGATTTACAATTATTTACCTTATCATCTTAAACCATGTCTCCTTTATATGGGTGCTTTCCCTGAAGATTCGGAGATCCATGCCTCTAGATTGATCAAATTGTGGGTGGCAGCGGGATTTTTGAAACCAATTTCAGGGAAAAGATTGGAGGAGGCTGCCGAGATGTACCTAAAGGCTCTCGTTGACagaaatcttatttttatccGACAAAAAAGTCCTCAAGGGAATGTCAAGAGCTGCGGCATACATGATCTCTTGAGGGACCTGTGTTTTAGGAAAGCTTATGAAGAGAACTTTCTATTCCTCAAGAAACGGTATATCTCAGGAGCCGTACGTTGGCGTCGTGTCTCTGCTCATAGCATTCAAGATATTGATCGACCCTTGGATCAAATGCAGCTAACCCGTTCTTTTCTATCCGTCGGTAATGAAAGTTGGGAGATATTATCCCCTTTGATTTCTGCATTTAGATTGTTGAGGGTACTGGATATATTGAGCATAAAACTTGATCAGTTTCCAAGGAAAATACTACAACTGGTCAACTTAAGGTACCTTGCTCTATCCACTTCTAAATTACCTTCCTCAATATCTAGACTGTGTAATTTgcaattcttaatttttcaagcaatCTGGTTCTCGTCTAACCCGCATGTAGTGACGCCTGAAATATTAGACATGCCACAACTAAGACACATCAAGTTCAAGGGAATTTATGTCTGGTATGATGATAAGTATAGGGAACATTTTGTTGTCCAAGATCAGCTTCAAAGTCTATCTACCATACTAGCCTCTGGACTTAATGATAGGGTGCTTCAAACAATTCCAAACTTGGGGAAATTAGGAATCTTTTGCGATGAAGAACTTGATCGTGTAATAGATCTATCCCTTCTTCATAATCTCCACACACTCAATTGTACATCCTCCAAGTATCTCACAGACAACCTCTTGTCCAATCTCATTTTTCCGTATTCCCTTAAAGAGTTGACTCTGGATGGTTGTGGAATTTGTTTTGGGGATAGGACTAGAATCGGTTACCTGCCCAATCttcaaattctcaaattaaGAGATTGTAAATTCGAACTGGAATTGTGGGTGGTAAGTGAAGCGGAGTTCTGCCAACTAAAGTGTTTGATAATGGAAAAGTTGAATCTGGAATACTGGGCAGCCAATAATATCTGTTTCCCAAGACTTGAACACCTGGTTATTCGACATTGCTCGCACCTCGATCGAATCCCTCATGGCATCGGAGGCATTCCAACACTCAAACTAATTGAGGTGTATGAATGCAATCCTTCTCTGGTGGATTCAGCAAGAATGATACAGAAAGAACAGGAGAGCTATGGCAATGATGGCCTTGAAGTTCGTTTCCGCACCACTCGGTTACAGTAA